One part of the Quercus lobata isolate SW786 chromosome 7, ValleyOak3.0 Primary Assembly, whole genome shotgun sequence genome encodes these proteins:
- the LOC115951409 gene encoding alpha carbonic anhydrase 4-like, with protein MTFFHTNPSINFLFLISLILSSHLYNVSADDSEVEDESKFTYLEDTGKGPSKWGNIDPLWKACGNGKLQSPIDLLNRRVQVFPSLGKLKGDYKPAQAVVKNRGHDISMAWKGDAGHININGTDYNLQQCHWHSPSEHTFNGSRFDLELHVVHQNPSTNKIAVVGAVYKYGRPDPLLTELFHHIKSVGEEEIDLGMMNPSAINFESKEYYRYIGSLTIPPCTEGVTWTIIKKVMTVSREQVAALRRAVHDGYESNSRPTQKLGEREVRFYTKKKLKGSG; from the exons atgaCCTTCTTCCACACCAACCCCAGTatcaattttctctttctcatttctctcattctctcatcCCACCTCTACAATGTCTCTGCAGATGACTCTGAAGTGG AAGATGAATCAAAATTTACTTACCTTGAAGACACTGGTAAAGGTCCATCGAAATGGGGAAACATCGATCCACTTTGGAAAGCTTGTGGTAATGGAAAATTGCAATCTCCTATTGATCTTCTGAACAGAAGGGTGCAGGTTTTTCCTAGCTTGGGGAAATTAAAAGGGGATTACAAACCAGCTCAGGCTGTTGTGAAGAACAGAGGACATGACATTTCC ATGGCTTGGAAAGGAGATGCCGGACATATTAACATAAATGGGACTGACTACAATCTGCAACAGTGTCATTGGCATTCACCATCTGAGCACACATTCAATGGATCAAG GTTTGACTTGGAGCTCCATGTAGTTCATCAAAACCCCAGTACTAACAAGATAGCTGTTGTTGGAGCTGTTTACAAATATGGCCGCCCTGATCCCTTGCTTACAGAG TTGTTCCACCACATAAAGTCAGTTGGGGAAGAAGAGATAGATTTGGGGATGATGAACCCAAGTGCTATTAATTTTGAGAGCAAAGAGTATTACAGATACATTGGTTCTCTTACAATTCCTCCCTGCACTGAGGGTGTCACTTGGACAATAATCAAGAAG GTGATGACAGTTTCAAGGGAACAAGTGGCAGCATTAAGGAGAGCTGTTCATGAT GGATATGAGTCAAATTCAAGGCCGACTCAGAAATTGGGTGAAAGAGAAGTTCGGttttacacaaaaaagaagCTTAAAGGTTCTGGTTAG